One genomic segment of Paraburkholderia aromaticivorans includes these proteins:
- a CDS encoding FUSC family protein, whose amino-acid sequence MKREHAIKPTADSGRHWSVMLRSLSPAVLDWANSEGLVWLHLLKTVTAGLLALGVAMLLDLPQPRIAMTTVFVLMQPFSGMVLAKSFYRILGTAVGTVAALVLGALFVQQPELYMIGMIGWVSACIAAAVRFRHFRWYGFVLAGYTAALIGIPNVTVPHDLFLAALTRAAEVAVGIVSSSAVSALIVPQRSSLALRHALQIRYRNFTAFAADVLVRGLERGQFERRFADLVDEIVGFEATRTFAAFEDPAMRSRSQHLGRLNSEFMDACARLHALHQLLKRLRVNGSVPIATAIKPYFHELAALMAPQPDITVDAARMAARLQHFQASLPRRVRETRRPLETSPAESLADFDTAAELLYRFVDEWIRYSGTYASLTRHKAAAQPRPISRYVSKTNSFVVALTFVRSAVVMAIASWFWIATDWPSGGLAVIGAALVCALTSTAPNPSKMAIQMAVGAVLATMTGYLFTCYVYPNIDGFPLLCVTLAPVLALGAFVATRKLAAGYGVGFSVFFCLLAGPDNVVTYAPDLVINNGLALTASLLLAALVFVIVFPADMPWLVGKIMGDLRAQAVSACKDELPGLNQRFQSRTHDLTSQLRVLLSRRSRRRRDALRWMLATLEVGHAVIDLRNEVVHADYAHALHPRWGSAIERTCDDLAQLFEQPDGRGLERALLSVRSATWIAQEVLQAVHAERDRRHDLQRILSCLHFIRTALLDKDAPFNVR is encoded by the coding sequence ATGAAACGCGAACATGCGATCAAGCCGACGGCCGATTCCGGCCGGCACTGGAGCGTCATGTTGCGATCGCTCAGTCCCGCGGTTTTGGACTGGGCAAATAGCGAAGGCCTGGTCTGGCTGCATCTGTTGAAAACGGTCACCGCCGGTCTGCTGGCGCTGGGTGTCGCGATGCTGCTGGATCTGCCGCAGCCGCGCATCGCGATGACAACGGTGTTCGTGCTGATGCAGCCGTTCAGCGGCATGGTGCTCGCCAAGAGCTTCTACCGCATTCTCGGCACTGCGGTGGGCACTGTCGCCGCACTGGTGCTGGGCGCATTGTTCGTCCAGCAACCCGAGTTGTACATGATCGGCATGATCGGCTGGGTGAGCGCCTGTATCGCGGCAGCAGTCCGGTTTCGACATTTCAGGTGGTATGGCTTTGTGCTCGCGGGTTATACCGCTGCGCTGATCGGCATCCCAAATGTCACCGTGCCTCACGACCTGTTTCTGGCGGCGCTCACGCGCGCAGCGGAAGTGGCGGTCGGCATCGTGTCCTCGAGCGCGGTCAGCGCGCTAATCGTGCCGCAGCGATCCAGTCTCGCGCTGCGCCACGCACTACAAATTCGTTACAGAAATTTTACTGCGTTCGCCGCCGACGTGCTGGTTCGCGGTCTTGAGCGTGGTCAATTCGAGCGACGCTTTGCGGATCTCGTCGACGAAATCGTCGGTTTCGAGGCGACTCGCACGTTTGCCGCCTTCGAAGATCCGGCCATGCGTTCACGCAGCCAGCATCTGGGTCGTTTGAACAGCGAGTTTATGGATGCGTGCGCGAGGCTCCACGCGCTGCATCAACTGCTCAAGCGTCTGCGCGTAAACGGTTCGGTGCCGATCGCCACGGCGATCAAGCCGTATTTCCACGAACTGGCCGCGCTCATGGCGCCGCAGCCGGACATCACCGTCGATGCAGCGCGGATGGCCGCCCGGTTGCAGCACTTTCAGGCAAGTTTGCCACGGCGCGTTCGCGAAACGAGAAGGCCGCTGGAAACCTCGCCCGCCGAATCGCTGGCGGACTTCGATACGGCGGCGGAATTGCTGTACCGGTTCGTCGACGAATGGATCCGGTACTCGGGCACGTACGCGTCCCTGACGCGGCACAAGGCGGCAGCTCAGCCGCGGCCCATCAGCCGTTACGTGAGCAAGACCAACAGCTTCGTGGTCGCATTGACTTTTGTCCGCTCGGCGGTGGTCATGGCGATCGCAAGCTGGTTCTGGATCGCGACAGACTGGCCGAGCGGCGGTTTGGCGGTGATCGGCGCGGCGCTGGTGTGCGCGTTGACATCGACCGCGCCGAATCCCTCGAAGATGGCCATCCAGATGGCTGTCGGCGCCGTGCTGGCGACCATGACCGGTTATCTGTTCACCTGCTACGTGTATCCCAACATCGACGGCTTTCCGCTCTTGTGCGTCACGCTTGCGCCGGTGCTCGCGCTCGGTGCGTTCGTCGCCACGCGCAAGCTCGCGGCGGGTTATGGGGTCGGCTTTTCCGTGTTCTTCTGCCTGCTCGCCGGACCCGACAACGTCGTCACTTACGCACCGGACCTGGTGATCAACAATGGCCTTGCGCTCACCGCGTCGCTGCTGCTGGCGGCCCTCGTCTTCGTGATCGTATTCCCGGCTGACATGCCTTGGCTCGTCGGGAAAATCATGGGTGATCTGCGCGCGCAAGCCGTATCCGCGTGCAAGGACGAACTGCCGGGACTCAATCAGCGCTTTCAGTCGCGCACACACGATCTGACTTCGCAACTGCGTGTGTTGTTGTCGCGACGCTCGCGCCGCCGCCGCGACGCCTTGCGCTGGATGCTCGCAACCCTTGAAGTGGGCCATGCCGTGATCGATCTGCGCAACGAAGTGGTGCACGCCGACTACGCGCACGCACTGCATCCGCGGTGGGGCAGCGCCATCGAGCGCACGTGCGACGACCTCGCGCAATTGTTCGAACAGCCCGATGGGCGTGGTCTCGAGCGCGCGCTCCTATCCGTGCGCTCGGCCACCTGGATTGCGCAGGAAGTGCTGCAGGCGGTTCATGCCGAGCGCGACAGGCGTCACGACCTGCAGCGCATCTTGAGTTGCCTGCACTTCATCCGCACCGCGTTGCTCGACAAGGACGCGCCCTTCAACGTGCGTTGA
- a CDS encoding LysR family transcriptional regulator has translation MDTLQNMRVFVRVVEAGSFTGAAQSLNSTTGAMSRAVSELEAHLRTRLLNRSTRRLALTTAGERYLKRCQQILADVSTAEEEASCAHERPTGALRMHSFASIGQHYVLPAISRYRALYPEVTVELTMSQRMPDLFEGSADVAVILASTLPNSDLVSLPLGTTFSILCASPAYVRTHGAPQKPAELAHHECLILHTPAFPPHDWVLDGPNGGETMEVNGPVHVNIAESLVVAIREGMGIGMLPLYAAISGLRDGTLVRVLPEYTAQKMNIYALYPSRKFIDAKTRTWVEFLRTHLPKVIARDEALLAEVDKAQVSDAAVPVGASHGADISTQ, from the coding sequence ATGGATACGTTACAAAATATGCGAGTGTTCGTGCGCGTGGTCGAGGCCGGTAGTTTCACCGGCGCCGCGCAGTCGCTCAATTCAACCACCGGCGCGATGTCTCGCGCGGTTTCAGAGCTCGAAGCTCATCTGCGGACTCGGTTGCTGAACCGCTCCACACGACGGCTCGCACTCACCACCGCTGGCGAGCGTTATCTGAAGCGATGCCAGCAGATACTTGCAGATGTCAGCACGGCGGAAGAAGAAGCCAGTTGTGCACACGAGCGACCGACTGGCGCGTTGCGAATGCACAGCTTTGCCAGCATCGGCCAGCATTACGTGCTGCCGGCCATCTCGCGCTATCGCGCGCTATATCCCGAGGTAACGGTCGAACTCACGATGTCGCAGCGCATGCCCGATCTTTTCGAAGGCAGTGCGGATGTCGCGGTGATCCTTGCCTCCACGTTGCCTAATTCAGATCTCGTGTCGCTTCCGTTGGGAACGACCTTCAGCATTCTGTGCGCTTCGCCGGCGTACGTGCGCACTCACGGCGCGCCGCAAAAGCCGGCCGAACTGGCACATCACGAGTGTTTGATCCTGCACACTCCGGCGTTTCCGCCGCACGATTGGGTGCTCGACGGGCCGAATGGCGGCGAAACGATGGAGGTGAATGGACCCGTGCATGTGAACATCGCCGAGTCGCTGGTTGTCGCGATCCGCGAAGGGATGGGCATTGGCATGCTGCCGCTGTATGCAGCAATTTCCGGACTGCGTGACGGAACGTTGGTGCGCGTATTGCCGGAATATACGGCGCAGAAAATGAATATTTACGCGCTTTACCCGTCGCGTAAGTTCATCGATGCGAAGACGCGGACCTGGGTCGAATTCTTACGCACACATCTGCCCAAAGTCATTGCGCGCGACGAAGCGTTGCTTGCAGAAGTCGACAAAGCGCAGGTCAGTGATGCCGCAGTGCCTGTCGGTGCGAGCCACGGAGCGGATATCTCGACGCAGTGA